A genome region from Schaalia sp. 19OD2882 includes the following:
- a CDS encoding 3'-5' exonuclease, with protein sequence MGQQVFSVIDVETTGLYARRHDRITEIALVTVDRDGTIGERWETLVNPDRDLGATRLHGTCAADVLEAPRFEEIADEVAWRLSGTVPVAHNLAFDAAFLTTEFQRAGRPPHPTYFSDGLCTMRLSSRYLPSPSRRLGALCDQMGIRIDHAHCAGDDAQATAELLSTFISSEPSRAFFDMPFRAPAVTEWSVNEPATHPACRHRGAAPEEHVHFLARMVQRLPGDIVFGGEAEYLDLLDRALLDRHLSAHEEQALVELARECDVDRTRAESLHRTYVSQLAAAAMRDGELSVEERQDLRTVADLLAVPQEVLDAIVQRVSHSDEGGRRS encoded by the coding sequence ATGGGCCAACAAGTCTTCTCCGTCATCGACGTGGAAACGACCGGACTGTACGCGCGCCGTCATGACCGGATCACCGAGATCGCCCTCGTGACCGTCGACCGGGACGGGACGATCGGCGAGCGTTGGGAAACCCTGGTCAATCCCGATCGGGACCTGGGTGCGACCCGCCTGCACGGAACCTGCGCGGCGGATGTGCTGGAGGCACCGCGCTTCGAAGAGATTGCCGACGAGGTCGCCTGGCGCCTGTCCGGGACGGTGCCGGTCGCACACAACCTGGCATTCGACGCCGCTTTCCTGACGACGGAGTTCCAACGGGCGGGACGCCCGCCACACCCCACGTACTTCAGTGACGGATTGTGCACGATGCGACTGTCCAGCCGATACCTGCCCTCGCCCAGCCGCAGGCTCGGGGCCCTGTGCGACCAGATGGGCATCCGCATCGACCACGCCCACTGCGCCGGCGATGATGCGCAGGCGACAGCCGAACTGCTCAGCACCTTCATCAGCTCCGAGCCGTCACGCGCATTCTTCGACATGCCCTTCCGTGCACCCGCCGTGACCGAATGGTCTGTGAATGAGCCCGCGACCCACCCGGCGTGCCGTCACAGGGGCGCCGCCCCGGAAGAACACGTGCACTTCCTGGCGCGCATGGTCCAAAGGCTCCCCGGGGACATCGTCTTCGGAGGCGAGGCCGAGTACTTGGATCTGTTGGATCGGGCGCTGCTCGACCGCCACTTGTCGGCGCATGAGGAGCAGGCGCTGGTGGAGTTGGCGCGGGAATGCGACGTCGACCGGACTCGGGCGGAGAGCCTGCACCGCACCTACGTGTCGCAACTGGCGGCGGCCGCCATGCGCGACGGTGAGCTCTCAGTCGAAGAACGCCAGGATCTGCGGACGGTGGCCGACCTGCTTGCGGTCCCGCAGGAGGTCCTGGACGCAATCGTGCAACGAGTGTCCCATTCGGATGAGGGTGGTCGAAGGTCCTGA
- a CDS encoding NADPH-dependent FMN reductase, translated as MTTIAYIVGSTAADSLNRRLAGALIADAPEGVDFVEVTIADLPIYNADDDANFLPLAREKKTTLEGVDGLIVLTPEYNKSVSGVLKNAIDWISRPWGEKSLSGKKTLVASAAISPRAGATAREHLKEILGQIEAEPVDAAEIGLFVQKDQFGEDGRITDAEMQARVKAAITAFVEALRA; from the coding sequence ATGACCACAATCGCGTACATCGTCGGCTCGACCGCCGCTGACTCCCTCAACCGTCGCCTGGCCGGCGCTCTCATCGCGGATGCCCCGGAGGGCGTCGACTTCGTCGAGGTGACGATCGCCGACCTGCCGATTTACAACGCCGACGACGACGCGAACTTCCTGCCTCTGGCCCGCGAGAAGAAGACGACCTTGGAGGGAGTCGACGGTCTGATCGTCCTGACCCCGGAGTACAACAAGTCCGTGTCCGGCGTCCTGAAGAACGCCATTGACTGGATCTCTCGCCCGTGGGGAGAGAAGTCCCTGTCCGGCAAGAAGACTCTGGTGGCCTCCGCAGCCATCTCTCCGCGTGCCGGCGCCACCGCCCGCGAGCACCTCAAGGAGATCCTCGGCCAGATCGAAGCCGAGCCCGTGGACGCCGCCGAGATCGGCCTGTTCGTCCAGAAGGACCAGTTCGGCGAGGACGGCCGCATCACCGACGCCGAGATGCAGGCCCGGGTCAAGGCTGCGATCACCGCCTTCGTCGAGGCGCTTCGCGCCTGA
- the purL gene encoding phosphoribosylformylglycinamidine synthase subunit PurL, producing MSTDAPTQPRELPDTVEDAAATPDKDIPWAELGLKADEYQRICEILGRRPTNAELAMYSVMWSEHCSYKSSKKHLVEQFGKRTTDEMRRHLLVGMGQNAGVVDIGGGWAVTFKVESHNHPSFVEPYQGAATGVGGIVRDIISMGARPVAVMDQLRFGAPDHPDTARVVHGVVSGVGGYGNCLGLPNIGGETEFDPSYQGNPLVNALCLGVLRHEDIHLANATGEGNLVVLFGARTGGDGIGGASILASETFEDGMPAKRPSVQVGDPFMEKVLIECCLELFAAGVVQGIQDLGAAGISCATSELASNGGSGMHVDLEKVLLRDPTLTAGEILMSESQERMMAIVTPEDKQRFFAIIDKWDVEASVIGHLTGDGVLTIDHFGHRIVEVDPKSVAHEGPVYDRPYARPTWQDALVADSTDRLPRPTTGAELESLIGAVLGDVNQGSKAWVTDQYDRYVQGNTALAQPDDAGVVRVDEATGLGVALSTDANGRYTKLDPAEGAKQALAESYRNVAVVGAEPLAVTDCLNFGNPEDTDAMWQLVTAMTGLADGCVELGIPVTGGNVSLYNSSGTVKGRPDSSINPTPVVGMLGVMEDVRRANPSGFTEEGLAVFALGTTRAELDGSAWARICHRHLGGVPPKVDLAAEVALGNVVRALSAVDGPDGRPLVRAAHDLSNGGLLQSLVDMVLRFGVGGSFDVTSLGAAEGLSDFEVLLSESQARALVAVHEGAASAVIAAAQAEGVAVERLGVTGGDLLVVGGADLLHELGNGAGWVTSVEDLRELTERPLRSRF from the coding sequence ATGAGCACCGACGCCCCCACCCAGCCCCGAGAACTGCCCGACACCGTCGAGGACGCCGCCGCAACTCCCGACAAGGACATCCCCTGGGCCGAACTCGGCCTCAAGGCGGACGAGTACCAGCGCATCTGCGAGATCCTCGGACGTCGCCCCACCAATGCCGAACTGGCCATGTACTCGGTCATGTGGTCCGAGCACTGCTCCTACAAGTCCTCCAAGAAGCACTTGGTCGAACAATTCGGCAAGCGCACCACCGATGAGATGCGCCGCCACCTGCTGGTCGGCATGGGACAGAATGCGGGAGTGGTCGACATCGGCGGCGGCTGGGCCGTCACCTTCAAGGTCGAGTCCCACAACCACCCGAGTTTCGTCGAACCCTACCAAGGCGCCGCCACCGGCGTCGGCGGCATCGTGCGTGACATCATCTCCATGGGCGCGCGGCCCGTCGCCGTCATGGACCAGTTGCGATTCGGCGCACCCGACCACCCGGACACCGCGCGTGTGGTCCACGGAGTCGTCTCCGGTGTCGGCGGCTACGGCAACTGCCTGGGCCTGCCAAACATTGGCGGCGAGACCGAATTCGACCCCTCGTACCAGGGAAACCCGCTGGTCAACGCCCTGTGTCTGGGTGTGCTGCGCCATGAGGACATCCACTTGGCCAACGCCACCGGCGAAGGCAACCTGGTCGTCCTCTTCGGTGCGCGCACCGGCGGTGACGGCATCGGCGGCGCGTCGATCCTGGCATCGGAGACCTTCGAGGACGGGATGCCGGCCAAGCGCCCCTCCGTGCAGGTCGGCGACCCGTTCATGGAGAAGGTCCTCATCGAATGCTGCCTGGAACTGTTCGCAGCCGGCGTCGTCCAAGGCATCCAAGACCTGGGGGCGGCAGGGATTTCCTGCGCGACCTCGGAGCTGGCCTCCAACGGCGGCTCCGGCATGCACGTCGACCTGGAAAAGGTCCTGCTGCGTGACCCGACCCTGACCGCCGGCGAGATCCTCATGTCCGAGTCGCAGGAACGCATGATGGCCATCGTCACCCCCGAGGACAAGCAGCGTTTCTTCGCGATCATCGACAAGTGGGACGTGGAGGCCTCGGTCATCGGGCACCTGACGGGTGACGGGGTGCTGACCATCGACCACTTCGGACACCGCATCGTCGAGGTCGACCCGAAGAGTGTCGCCCACGAGGGCCCCGTCTACGACCGGCCCTACGCGCGACCGACCTGGCAGGACGCGCTGGTTGCCGACTCCACGGACCGCCTGCCGCGCCCGACCACCGGCGCGGAGCTGGAATCGCTGATCGGTGCCGTTCTGGGCGATGTCAACCAGGGGTCGAAGGCGTGGGTCACCGACCAGTACGACCGCTACGTCCAGGGCAACACCGCCTTGGCTCAACCCGATGACGCCGGCGTGGTTCGCGTCGACGAAGCCACAGGCCTGGGGGTGGCCCTGTCGACGGATGCGAATGGCCGGTACACCAAACTCGACCCCGCCGAGGGAGCCAAGCAGGCGCTGGCGGAGTCCTACCGCAACGTCGCCGTGGTCGGCGCCGAGCCGCTGGCCGTCACCGACTGCCTGAACTTCGGCAACCCGGAGGACACTGACGCCATGTGGCAGCTGGTGACGGCCATGACGGGCCTGGCTGACGGCTGCGTCGAGCTGGGCATCCCCGTGACCGGTGGAAATGTGTCGCTCTACAACTCCTCCGGCACGGTCAAGGGCCGGCCGGACTCGTCCATCAACCCGACCCCTGTGGTCGGCATGTTGGGTGTCATGGAGGATGTGCGCCGCGCGAACCCCTCCGGTTTCACCGAGGAAGGACTGGCGGTCTTCGCCCTGGGCACGACCAGGGCGGAGCTGGATGGTTCGGCGTGGGCGCGCATCTGCCACCGGCACTTGGGTGGGGTCCCTCCCAAGGTGGACCTGGCGGCGGAGGTCGCCTTGGGCAACGTGGTGCGGGCCCTGTCCGCGGTGGACGGGCCGGACGGCCGCCCGCTGGTGCGCGCCGCCCACGACCTGTCCAACGGTGGGCTGCTCCAGTCCCTGGTCGACATGGTCCTGCGTTTCGGCGTGGGTGGGTCCTTCGACGTGACGAGCCTGGGTGCTGCGGAGGGGCTGAGCGACTTCGAGGTGCTCTTGTCCGAGTCGCAGGCGCGGGCCCTGGTGGCTGTTCATGAGGGTGCCGCCTCTGCGGTGATCGCTGCCGCCCAGGCCGAGGGTGTGGCCGTGGAGCGTCTGGGGGTCACTGGCGGAGACCTGCTGGTGGTCGGCGGCGCGGACTTGTTGCATGAGCTCGGTAATGGTGCGGGCTGGGTGACTTCGGTCGAGGATCTGCGTGAACTGACGGAGAGGCCGTTGCGCTCGCGCTTCTGA
- the purQ gene encoding phosphoribosylformylglycinamidine synthase subunit PurQ, whose product MTTVGVITFPGTLDDRDAARAVRLAGAEPVALWHKDHDLRGVDAVVIPGGFSYGDYLRCGAIAAVAPVMTEVVRAAEAGMPVLGICNGFQVLAEAHLLPGALIRNDHQKFLCRDQVLRVDNAETAWTNLFEAGELLTVPLKNGEGNFQAAPEELARLEGEGRIVFRYVDMNPNGSANDIAGVTNARGNVVGLMPHPEHAVEPGFGPLAVDEAGVSGGHAGTEGLMIFASVLTALAG is encoded by the coding sequence GTGACCACGGTCGGAGTCATCACCTTCCCGGGCACCCTGGACGACCGCGACGCCGCCCGCGCCGTGCGTCTGGCCGGGGCCGAGCCCGTGGCCCTGTGGCACAAGGACCACGACCTGCGCGGAGTCGACGCAGTGGTCATCCCCGGCGGCTTCTCCTACGGGGACTACCTTCGCTGCGGGGCCATCGCCGCCGTCGCCCCCGTCATGACCGAGGTCGTGCGCGCCGCCGAGGCCGGCATGCCGGTCCTGGGCATCTGCAACGGCTTCCAGGTGCTGGCCGAAGCACATCTGCTGCCCGGCGCCCTGATCCGCAACGACCACCAGAAGTTCCTCTGCCGTGACCAGGTGCTGCGCGTGGACAATGCCGAAACCGCGTGGACGAACCTCTTCGAGGCGGGTGAGCTGCTCACCGTGCCGCTGAAGAACGGCGAGGGGAACTTCCAGGCCGCGCCCGAGGAACTCGCGCGCCTTGAGGGCGAGGGTCGCATCGTCTTCCGCTACGTCGACATGAACCCGAACGGGTCCGCCAACGACATCGCGGGTGTGACGAATGCGCGCGGGAACGTCGTCGGCCTCATGCCCCACCCGGAGCACGCGGTCGAACCCGGTTTCGGGCCGCTGGCCGTGGACGAGGCCGGGGTCAGCGGCGGGCACGCGGGCACCGAAGGCCTGATGATCTTCGCCTCGGTCCTCACCGCCCTCGCGGGCTGA
- a CDS encoding phosphoribosylformylglycinamidine synthase subunit PurS, translated as MGRIIVEVMPKPEILDPQGKAVGSVLPRLGIDAFTAVRQGKCFHLSVDGPVTEALLADARRAAEEVLSNPIIEDVVRVEALPEDGAAQ; from the coding sequence GTGGGACGAATCATCGTCGAAGTGATGCCCAAGCCCGAGATCCTGGACCCCCAGGGCAAGGCCGTCGGCAGCGTCCTGCCGCGCCTGGGCATCGACGCCTTCACCGCAGTGCGCCAAGGCAAGTGCTTCCACCTGAGCGTCGACGGCCCGGTCACCGAGGCCCTGCTGGCCGACGCTCGCCGCGCGGCCGAAGAAGTCCTGTCCAACCCCATCATCGAGGACGTCGTGCGCGTCGAGGCCCTGCCCGAGGACGGAGCCGCCCAGTGA
- a CDS encoding phosphoribosylaminoimidazolesuccinocarboxamide synthase, with protein MSDAHQLIDGWEHVSSGKVRDIYAPVDAIASGAAPDRYLMVTSDRISAYDFVMPTPIPDKGKILNQLAIWWMDQVADLVPNHLLRGGDGALAEVPEQVAGRAVVCRALEMVPVECVVRGHLTGSGLAEYEKTGSVCGIGLPEGLVEASKLADPIFTPAAKAELGEHDENISFGKVVDMVGEDLACTVRDLSIALYERAASIAAERGIILADTKFEFGLDATSGQMVLGDEILTPDSSRFWPADRWQPGRITPSYDKQYLRDWLCSPASGWKPSSGQRPPSLPDEVVQATRRRYLEAFRRLTGAEPAL; from the coding sequence ATGAGTGACGCACACCAGCTGATCGACGGATGGGAGCACGTGTCCTCCGGGAAGGTCCGGGACATCTACGCCCCGGTCGACGCGATCGCCTCCGGCGCCGCACCGGATCGCTACCTGATGGTCACCTCCGACCGGATCAGCGCCTATGACTTCGTCATGCCCACCCCGATCCCCGACAAGGGCAAGATCCTCAACCAACTGGCCATCTGGTGGATGGACCAAGTGGCCGACCTTGTCCCCAACCACCTGCTGCGCGGGGGCGACGGCGCCTTGGCGGAAGTGCCCGAGCAGGTGGCAGGTCGCGCCGTCGTGTGCCGCGCACTGGAGATGGTGCCCGTCGAATGTGTCGTGCGCGGCCACCTGACCGGCTCCGGCCTTGCCGAGTACGAGAAGACCGGGTCCGTGTGCGGCATCGGCCTGCCTGAAGGCCTGGTGGAGGCCTCGAAGCTGGCCGACCCGATCTTCACCCCCGCAGCGAAGGCGGAGCTGGGCGAACACGACGAGAACATCTCCTTCGGCAAGGTCGTCGACATGGTCGGCGAGGACCTGGCCTGCACCGTGCGCGACCTGTCCATCGCCCTGTACGAGCGCGCCGCCTCCATTGCCGCCGAACGCGGGATCATCCTGGCCGACACGAAGTTCGAGTTCGGACTGGATGCGACCTCGGGCCAAATGGTCCTGGGCGACGAGATCCTGACCCCCGACTCCTCCCGCTTCTGGCCCGCCGACCGTTGGCAGCCCGGCCGCATCACCCCCAGCTACGACAAGCAGTACCTGCGCGACTGGCTGTGCTCCCCGGCTTCGGGTTGGAAGCCCTCCTCCGGCCAGCGGCCGCCCTCGCTCCCCGACGAGGTCGTCCAGGCCACCCGCCGGCGCTACCTCGAAGCCTTCCGCCGCCTCACCGGCGCCGAACCGGCGCTCTGA
- the purD gene encoding phosphoribosylamine--glycine ligase: protein MKVLLVGNGGREHALARALVRTSDTTNPVDLVVQAGNPGIDPLGHPVPFDALDPAAVADLATRENADLVVIGPEAPLAAGVADAVRAAGIPVFGPSRAAAQLEASKSFAKQAMNRAGVATARSHTCTTMEQVDAALDDLGAPHVVKDDALAAGKGVVVTADREAAREHARACVEREGGAVVIEDYLDGPEVSLFCLCDGTDVIPLVPAQDFKRLLDANEGPNTGGMGAYSPLPWLREDLVAEVVAEVAVPTVRHMAERGTPFVGLLYCGLALTSKGTRVVEFNVRFGDPETQVVLERLDSSLAQLLHAAATGTLAQVPAPTWSSDAAVTVVMASAGYPGTLRTGEEITGVDQAEGLPGVTVIHAGTKTRLIGTEGAGEGNCCGVEPEEILVNSGGRVLDVTARAATVEAARAAAYEGVDLIHFDGAQYRRDIATWPARLQA from the coding sequence GTGAAGGTCCTGTTGGTGGGAAACGGGGGACGTGAACACGCCCTCGCCCGCGCCCTCGTCCGAACATCCGACACCACGAACCCGGTCGACCTCGTCGTCCAGGCGGGAAACCCGGGAATCGACCCTCTGGGCCACCCCGTCCCCTTCGACGCCCTTGACCCGGCCGCGGTGGCCGACCTGGCCACCCGGGAGAATGCGGACCTGGTCGTCATCGGGCCCGAAGCCCCCTTGGCCGCCGGAGTTGCCGACGCCGTTCGCGCCGCAGGGATCCCCGTCTTCGGGCCGAGCAGGGCCGCCGCCCAACTCGAAGCCTCGAAGTCCTTCGCCAAACAGGCGATGAACCGGGCCGGAGTGGCCACTGCGCGCTCGCACACGTGCACCACCATGGAACAGGTGGACGCCGCACTGGATGACCTGGGTGCACCCCATGTGGTCAAGGACGACGCCCTGGCCGCAGGCAAAGGAGTCGTGGTCACCGCGGACCGCGAAGCAGCCCGCGAACACGCCCGCGCGTGCGTCGAACGCGAGGGCGGCGCCGTGGTCATCGAGGACTACCTGGACGGCCCCGAAGTCTCCCTGTTCTGCCTGTGCGACGGTACCGACGTGATCCCCCTGGTGCCGGCGCAGGACTTCAAGCGGCTGCTCGACGCCAACGAGGGCCCCAACACCGGCGGCATGGGTGCCTACAGCCCGCTGCCCTGGCTGCGTGAAGACCTGGTCGCCGAGGTCGTCGCCGAGGTCGCGGTGCCCACCGTGCGCCACATGGCCGAACGCGGCACGCCCTTCGTCGGCCTCCTCTACTGTGGACTGGCCCTGACCAGCAAAGGCACCCGAGTCGTCGAATTCAACGTCCGCTTCGGCGACCCGGAGACCCAGGTGGTCCTCGAACGGCTGGACTCCTCGCTGGCGCAGTTGCTCCACGCGGCCGCCACCGGAACCTTGGCCCAAGTGCCCGCCCCCACGTGGTCCAGTGACGCCGCCGTCACCGTCGTCATGGCATCGGCCGGCTACCCCGGCACGCTGCGCACAGGCGAAGAGATCACCGGCGTCGACCAAGCCGAAGGTCTGCCCGGAGTCACCGTCATCCACGCCGGGACCAAGACCAGACTCATCGGCACCGAGGGCGCCGGTGAAGGCAACTGTTGCGGAGTCGAACCCGAAGAGATCCTCGTCAACTCGGGCGGACGCGTCCTGGACGTCACCGCCCGCGCCGCAACCGTCGAAGCCGCCAGGGCCGCCGCCTACGAGGGCGTCGACCTGATCCACTTCGACGGCGCCCAGTACCGACGGGACATCGCCACCTGGCCGGCCCGCCTCCAGGCCTGA
- a CDS encoding BCCT family transporter, with amino-acid sequence MSSPDRVVNPLLAALAPEEETPVPAAERPDPRTHPDLPAPPNGNTPDPVTAPASSPNQGDDQAPAPSVNPDQPESVDAAAEAPVNWRVAIAATVVVLLFLAPALLVPHRMKDLLQATSATVINSLGWYYTLIVVGFVAFALFLAVSRFGDITLGPDDEEPTYSRTSWFAMLFAAGMGIGLVFWGVAEPLSHYTVPPPGTDASSPADVAQTAMTTTFLHWGLSAWAIYVVVGVAVAYMSHRRGRPVSLRWVLEPLLGERVRGWLGDLIDVTALVGTLFGVATSLGFGATQFTSGMEFLGLVTSSPIVFVIVVIVISALAALSVASGLDAGIKFLSNANLVLAGLLMVAMLVLGPTLFILRELVQTIGQYVEYFIQMSFRTLPYQGGDGEAWLGSWTTYYWGWWMSWSPFVGVFIARISRGRSVREFVTGVLLVPTLLTFLWFSILGGTALWHEMHGAGLTATPGWTTTALFKVADLLPGGPVLTGLFMVLLVVFFVTSSDSASFVLGMLSANGSHNPPLALRLLWAGLQGGIAALLLWVGASQGAVTDGLSALQVLSILTALPFSVVMVSTCVSMTKAFDHEHQLTMRAERALLRERITSLVEHTVDRSHRRRAKAPDIPMFTSPRSSWIPRLPKGPSSPLGRRRKK; translated from the coding sequence ATGAGCTCGCCCGACCGTGTCGTGAACCCCCTCCTTGCCGCTCTGGCACCTGAAGAGGAAACCCCGGTTCCAGCAGCAGAGCGCCCCGACCCGCGCACACACCCCGACCTTCCCGCGCCGCCGAATGGCAACACCCCCGATCCGGTGACGGCCCCGGCCTCGTCCCCGAATCAAGGCGACGACCAGGCCCCGGCCCCGTCAGTGAACCCCGACCAACCCGAGTCCGTCGACGCGGCTGCGGAAGCGCCCGTCAACTGGAGGGTCGCCATCGCGGCGACCGTCGTGGTCCTCCTCTTCCTGGCGCCTGCCCTGCTGGTGCCCCACCGGATGAAGGACCTGCTCCAGGCGACCTCCGCCACCGTCATCAACTCACTCGGGTGGTACTACACACTGATCGTCGTCGGCTTCGTCGCATTCGCCCTGTTCCTGGCCGTTTCCCGATTCGGCGACATCACGCTGGGGCCCGATGACGAAGAGCCGACCTACTCCCGGACCAGCTGGTTCGCCATGCTCTTCGCCGCAGGTATGGGCATCGGCCTGGTCTTTTGGGGAGTGGCCGAACCACTGAGCCACTACACGGTGCCCCCGCCCGGCACCGACGCGTCCTCGCCCGCCGATGTCGCCCAAACCGCAATGACCACCACCTTCTTGCACTGGGGCCTGTCGGCTTGGGCCATCTACGTGGTCGTCGGTGTGGCAGTGGCCTACATGAGCCACCGCCGCGGTCGGCCGGTTTCCCTCCGGTGGGTCCTGGAACCTCTGCTGGGAGAGCGCGTACGCGGCTGGCTGGGTGACCTCATCGACGTGACGGCGCTGGTCGGAACCCTTTTCGGAGTGGCCACCTCGCTGGGGTTCGGGGCCACCCAATTCACCTCGGGCATGGAATTCCTGGGTCTGGTGACATCCTCGCCCATCGTCTTCGTCATCGTCGTGATCGTCATCTCTGCGCTTGCGGCCCTGTCGGTGGCTTCGGGCCTGGACGCGGGCATCAAGTTCCTCTCCAACGCCAACTTGGTCCTGGCCGGGCTGCTCATGGTCGCCATGCTGGTGCTGGGACCCACCCTGTTCATCCTGCGTGAACTGGTCCAGACCATCGGACAGTACGTCGAATACTTCATCCAGATGTCCTTCCGCACCCTGCCCTACCAAGGCGGGGACGGTGAGGCCTGGTTGGGCAGCTGGACCACCTACTACTGGGGATGGTGGATGAGCTGGTCGCCCTTCGTCGGCGTGTTCATCGCCCGCATTTCCCGCGGACGTTCCGTGCGCGAGTTCGTCACCGGCGTGCTGCTGGTGCCCACCCTGCTCACCTTCCTGTGGTTCTCCATCCTGGGAGGCACGGCCCTGTGGCACGAAATGCACGGCGCCGGCCTGACCGCCACCCCGGGCTGGACGACGACGGCCCTGTTCAAGGTCGCGGACCTGCTGCCGGGTGGCCCAGTGCTCACCGGCCTGTTCATGGTGCTGCTGGTCGTCTTCTTCGTCACCAGCTCCGATTCGGCGTCCTTCGTCCTGGGGATGCTCTCCGCCAACGGCTCCCACAACCCGCCTCTGGCGCTGCGCCTGCTGTGGGCCGGACTGCAGGGAGGGATCGCGGCTCTGCTGCTGTGGGTCGGCGCCTCCCAAGGGGCTGTCACCGACGGCCTGAGCGCCCTGCAGGTGCTGTCGATCCTCACGGCGTTGCCATTCTCGGTGGTCATGGTGTCCACCTGTGTGTCCATGACGAAAGCCTTCGACCACGAGCACCAGCTGACGATGCGCGCCGAGAGGGCGCTGCTGCGCGAACGCATCACCTCGCTGGTCGAACACACCGTGGATCGCAGCCACCGGCGTCGCGCGAAGGCGCCGGACATCCCGATGTTCACCTCGCCGCGCAGCTCGTGGATCCCGCGCCTGCCGAAGGGCCCGTCCTCCCCCTTGGGCAGGCGAAGGAAGAAGTGA